From the Desertibacillus haloalkaliphilus genome, one window contains:
- a CDS encoding stalk domain-containing protein, with protein MKDLKKKFGIGALAVTLVGGFAAGAGANSMLETVRAHLDHRIDFQIDGEAWQPSRDGQNLSAIVYQGNTYLPVRAVGDAFDVAIDWKSDTRTVLIGETNERTSVNDLSLVRDRYFIEKTIDPQYVNREGNLYPDGLLFSQLNSASKAFAFETGNTYQTVSFDIHLLTDNQATLKFKNGDTVIREVKVTEDDPFAEVTFNIGGVNELTIEGTGTLGGGDDEVFISGEVY; from the coding sequence ATGAAAGATTTGAAGAAGAAGTTTGGTATCGGGGCATTAGCGGTAACGTTAGTGGGAGGATTTGCCGCAGGAGCTGGGGCAAACTCTATGTTAGAGACGGTCCGCGCTCACTTAGATCACCGTATTGATTTCCAAATTGATGGCGAAGCTTGGCAACCATCACGTGATGGACAAAACCTCTCAGCCATTGTCTACCAAGGAAATACATATCTACCTGTACGTGCGGTTGGAGATGCCTTTGATGTTGCAATAGATTGGAAGTCTGACACAAGAACAGTACTCATTGGCGAAACCAATGAAAGAACGTCTGTTAACGACTTATCCCTCGTTCGTGACCGTTATTTTATCGAAAAGACGATTGACCCACAGTATGTAAACCGAGAAGGTAATCTCTATCCAGATGGTCTCTTATTCTCACAACTTAATTCTGCTTCAAAAGCATTTGCATTTGAAACAGGAAACACATACCAAACAGTATCATTTGATATCCACTTACTAACAGATAACCAAGCAACATTAAAGTTCAAAAACGGCGACACGGTCATCCGCGAAGTAAAAGTGACCGAAGATGATCCATTCGCAGAGGTTACATTCAACATTGGTGGCGTGAATGAACTAACAATTGAAGGCACCGGCACCCTCGGTGGTGGAGATGATGAAGTGTTTATTTCTGGCGAGGTTTATTAA